GCGTTGATGGGACTGTCGTTGTCCTTGGTCGGGGCAAATGCCGGCGACTATGCCGCCTCACCGCTGCCGGCCAGTCTCGAGCCCGGAGGCAGTTTTAATTTTACCCTCAGCTTCACGCCGACTGCGGGAGGTGTGCGTGCCGCCGCATTTCAGATCGCGAATAACGATAGTGATGAGAATCCTTTTGATGTCGGGCTGACTGGAACGAGCGGCAGCGCGGCCGAGCTTTTTCTCAATGCCGCCGCCGAGGCCGGTCTTTCGGATGTGGATAAGTCGGCGGAGGGGACACCTTTCGATGATGGAGTCTCCAACCTCTTGAAGTACGCCTTCAACATGAATCTAGGGGAGGCAGATTCGACCCGGATGGTGTCGGGGGGCACCGCAGGCTTACCCCTGTACTCATTAATCCCTGAAGGAGAGGGCATGGTTTGGCAGATGGAATACATCCGTCGCAGAGGGGCCGGTTTGGTTTATACACCCATGCGGTCCAACTCGCTGGAGGCAGGTAGCTTCTACCCCATTGTTGGTACTACTGAGAGTGTGACCACGATCGACGATTTCTGGGAGCGCGTGGTGATCGACGAAGTCATCGACCCTGAGATCAATCCCTTTGGGTTCGGCTATATTGATGTTTCGCTCCCTTAACCGGGAGCAAATCAAAGTGCATCGATGGGGCACAGCAGGACCGAGAAGTTTGTCACCGCGGGGCCGTTTTCCAAGCGGACCAGCATCTTGTTGTAACCCTTTTTCAGGAGGACGCGGCGGAAACCTTCGTCCAGTTCCCAGCCGGACAGGCCTGCATCCTCAAACACGACCATATCGTTGATCCAGAATTTGGAACGGTCATCACTGGCGACGGCCACAATTGCATCGAGCTCGCTTTCGCAAAAGACCTCGGTGTAAGCGTAATAGACGGAACCACTGGTTTCGTCCGGGGGTTTGATTCGCAAGCCTTCCGACTGAACAAAGTGCCACTCCAATTCCAGTGCTTTGCCTCGAATGGTTTTGCCTTCGTAGGTGGCGTCCAGGTCGATGTCGGTCTCTGGTGGAAAGATGGTCTCAAAGGAATTGTGGCTGGGCAGATTCCACGGGCCGATAATATACCAGGTGTCGATGAAGATCCACCCCTTGCGCTTCGAATCCATGTCGAAACGTCGGCCGGGCAGGGCCTGCTTGAGGGTCCTGTCGCGGTTCAGATCGATCCGGTTGGGGTTGCTGCTGGCTCCGTTGTAATCGCCGAGCGCTGCAGCACTGTAGGGGCCATTACTGTTGCTTCCGCCTAAGGTCCCTCCGTTTGAATGACCGCTGGAGATGCCGTAGCTCTGGTTCATCAAACTGCGCATGTCCTGGAGATTGCCTTTGCCGCGTCCGGCATTGGCTGCTGCCTGCGCCATCTGCGCTTTGATTGCCGCGCCTTGATTGAGTGCTTCCTTCAGTTTGTCCCCGTTCGATTCGTCGTGATCTTGTGACGGGTTCAAGTCTCCCATGACTTTCTTCTGTTTGTTTTCAGCCTGGCGGGACATCCGGTTGCTGGCGTTGACGGCTTGCTCCAATGCCTCATTGAACTCGGAAAATTCCTCTGAGTTTTCGGGGTCATTCTGGCTCAAGGCTTCACTCAGGTCCGGTCCGGTATCCGTTTTGGCGGTGTAGAGCTGTTCCTTGGCTTCCTCGATGCTCATCTGTTCGAGCTCGGCAAGTTCCGACGCCTTGTTATCCGCATAGGCCTCGTCCATGCGCTCCGTCATTTCCTGGATGCTTTCGTAAAGTTCCGAGGTGTCCATCGACTCGAGTTCCGCTTCGCTGGGCAGAGGCAGCGCTTCGGGTTCCGGGGCGGGAGGCTCGCTCGCTTCCATGGTGAATGACTCAGGCATCACCTTGTCCATTAAGTAGCCTTCGTATTCGGACAGGTATTGACTGGCCTGGGCGTTCACTTTTTCGATCTGGTCGATCCGTTCCTGCACATGACGGAGGAGCTTTTGCTTGTCCTTTCCCTCGGGTTTCGTCTCAGCGACACCATATGCTTTCAGGATGAGTTGCTGACTGGCTTGCACGGTGTTGACCAATTCCCGCGCTTCATTCAGGCCTTCCCATGCGGCATCACTCTCGACTTCGCTCAAGAGTGACAGCGATCGCATCCGGGCGGCGTGATGCTCGCCCCGGTTCTTCATGTCTTGGATCGCGGCATACATGCCTTCCTGATCGGTCATGAACCGGCTTTTGCTCCGTAAGTAACGGCTGTAGCCGGTTGAAGTCTTTAGATTGCCGGCGAGCTTCGCAAAGTGGTCCCAGATATCGGGGTTGGACAAGGAGGACTTGCGGGCTTCGGCGGCTTCTTCCAGTTCCACTACCGACTTACGCAGCTTCTTGGCGTTTTCTTTCAGTTTTTCCCGCTTCTTCTTTTCCTGGTGACGGGCGATCTCACGGACTTGTTCGCGGTTGGGCTCGGGTTTTTCGACTTTGACGCGCTTGACGATCTCGCCGTTTTCATCGCGGACCTGCTCGATCAGTCCGAAGGTTGTCTGGCGAAGGTCTTCGTTGAAATACAGGGCCAACGACACCGCAGCGCAAAAGACCAAGGCGATCACAAAGGCGACGAGTAGCGGGGTGTTGTCTTTGAGGCTCTTCATGAATCGTATTTCTCATGATAGGTGCGCACCCCGACGTTGCGCAGGTTCCGGAAGCTGAGCGCATCAAGCACCTCGACAAAGCGGTAGAAGGGGGTATCGGCATCGGTGTCCAAGCGGATGCGGCGCTCCGGGTCGATTTGCTCCACTTCACGGAGCTCGTCGAGCAGGTCGGTGAGTGTGGTTTCTTCGCCTTCCAGATAGAGGAGCCCGTCCGCATCAATCGCGATGGCCAGGACCGAATCGTCCGGAGGCACTTCCAGCGAGGAGCGGGAACTCGGCAGGTTCAAATGCTTCACTTCCTTCAGGTCCTTTTTCAACATCGTTGTGACGAGGAAGAAAATCAGGAGCAGGAAGACACAGTCGATCAAGGGCGACATGCTGAGCCCGACATCATCGTCTTCTTCGTATGGATCTCTCGCCATCAGCGCAGCCCCTCCAGAGCGTAATCGATATTGTTGCGGTAGCGCAGGCGCACGCCGACCTTTTCGAAACCCTGAAGGGAAAGGATGTCCAGAGCATCGATGACCTTTTGCACCGGCACATCACGGTCCGTATCGAGGCGAATCGGTATGTTGGTGCCATGGGCTTCCGCCACTTTTTTCAAGTCCGCAATAAAGGAAGGCACGGGGTCATAGTAGAGGCCATTCAGGCTCCGTGCCTTGTCACGGGCACGGAGGAAATTCCCATCCTGGTCGAGTGCGTAGATGATCGTGTCGGATTCGGAGACCGAGGCGATGGCGGAAGTATAGTCGGGCAGTTCGACCGGAATCTGCTTCTCCAGCTTTTTCAGCATGGTGGTGACGAGAAAGAAGATGAGGAGCAGGAAGACGCAGTCGATCAAGGGAGAGATATCGACCTCGATGTTCTCCTCCTTGCGCCGACGGCTACGGAGGCGTCGCAAGGTGGCGACCCGCGAGCCGCGGCCGGCCTGTAGACGTAGTTGCTGGGAGCTTGGGGGCATGGCGCAATCCGCCGGGATAATCAGGCTTGGGTTTCTTCGCCGGACGGCTGGTCGGTGGTTTCCGGATGCAGCCAGGGCGCCATCATGTTGTCGACTGCTTCTTCCAAGCGGATGCCGTAGCTGTTCACCTTGGACTTGAAATAGTGGTAGCAGGC
The nucleotide sequence above comes from Coraliomargarita parva. Encoded proteins:
- a CDS encoding ExbD/TolR family protein, producing MPPSSQQLRLQAGRGSRVATLRRLRSRRRKEENIEVDISPLIDCVFLLLIFFLVTTMLKKLEKQIPVELPDYTSAIASVSESDTIIYALDQDGNFLRARDKARSLNGLYYDPVPSFIADLKKVAEAHGTNIPIRLDTDRDVPVQKVIDALDILSLQGFEKVGVRLRYRNNIDYALEGLR
- a CDS encoding ExbD/TolR family protein, producing the protein MARDPYEEDDDVGLSMSPLIDCVFLLLIFFLVTTMLKKDLKEVKHLNLPSSRSSLEVPPDDSVLAIAIDADGLLYLEGEETTLTDLLDELREVEQIDPERRIRLDTDADTPFYRFVEVLDALSFRNLRNVGVRTYHEKYDS